The DNA region GACTTTCACATACCATAACCATAGATTCGAATTTGAAAAAGTTGATGGTAAAACTTTTATGGAAATTATGGCAGAAGGTTTTAATGATAGTGTTCAAATCTTACTGGATACATATTGGGTTCAATCAGGTGGAGCTGATCCTGTAAGTTGGATAGATAAATTAAAGGGAAAAGTAGATGTAGTCCATTTTAAGGATTATGGCATAAAAGACAACCAAGAATATTTTGCTGAAATAGGCTCAGGTAATTTTGATTGGTATAAGATAATTGAAGCATGTAATAGAGCAGGAGTCAAATATGCTGCTATTGAAAGAGATTCAGGAGAAATTGAAGCATTTGAAAGTTTGGCTATAAGTAGAAATTATCTAAAAGAAGTTCATGGATTATAAGGTCAGACAGTATTTTAGATAATATATAGATAGGCAAAATTTAGAGGATGTTTTATGGTGATTTACTTTGCTTTTCACATGTTCATAGTATATAATTAATTCAACTTCATTACTTTAATCGGATTATAGTAGGTAATTGCTTTTCATTGTATAGAGATTAAAGTGTGAAAGTTGAATATAGATAAAAAATTATTAATATGAAATATAATAATTGTGGGAAAGGAGAGCATCATGAAACTAATATCTTGGAATGTTAATGGTATAAGGGCGTGTATCAAAAAAGGTTTTTTAGACTTTTTTAATGATGTAGATGCAGATATTGTGTGTTTGCAGGAAACTAAAATCTCCGAAGGACAAATAGAGCTAGACCTTGAAGGATATCATCAGTA from Vallitalea longa includes:
- a CDS encoding sugar phosphate isomerase/epimerase family protein codes for the protein MKIAAQLYTVHDFLGTKKDMEMTFKKVKEMGYDYIQLSGAGYIDDEKADFINELIKIYGLKICVTHMSYEQLNDELESLIKYHKMWNCQYIGIGAMPEQYRNKENINEFIEWANKIGKKVSDEGLTFTYHNHRFEFEKVDGKTFMEIMAEGFNDSVQILLDTYWVQSGGADPVSWIDKLKGKVDVVHFKDYGIKDNQEYFAEIGSGNFDWYKIIEACNRAGVKYAAIERDSGEIEAFESLAISRNYLKEVHGL